tCCAAAGTCACCATAGAGCGGGACGAGACCCGCGGGGCTGCGCATTCTGTTCTCCTGGCCTTGTGTGTCTGTCAGCGCGATGGGCGCGTTGATAGCAACGTGCGTTACGCCCATGCGGCTGAATGCCTTTACCAGAGAGGCGTAGAGGGTCTGTTGCTGCGGGGCTGTTAGGGATTGGTACAGAGCGCTCCAGGCTGGGGGGCTGCTGAAGGCGTTCACGGGGAGGAGCAGCATAGGCTCGTAGACTGTAAAGCGTTTTGGAAGACTGGAATGTAGGGTCTCTGATGAGAAGCCATACTGGGAAAGTGTTTCTGGGGAAATGTTGTTTGTCACGAAGTCTTGGATGCCGATTTGGAGCGGGTTGAAGGTTTTCTGGGGTGCCTTTTTGCTGCCTTTTTCATGGCGGCTGGGctttttggtggtggggggttgtgatgaggatgttgttgttgtcgtttcTTGGTTCATTTTTGATAGGGTGTTGGGTTGGGTATTGGGGGTTAATGAGGGTTGTATAGATGTAGTATTGGTTGtatatgtttctttcttgttttatATGCAGTTATTTTTGCAATTGCATGGTGTGTctggatatatattgttGGTATCCAGTGGATAGATATGTAATCTGGTAGCAGACGCAATTTCTCCGCAGACAGGCTAATAGCTCTGCAGAATTGTGATATTAGAGACTCTCTGTCTTATCgtctctattttatagtcGAGTTCGGCGGACTTTGTTAATTTTCACAAATGTCGCCAATTTTCGATGATATTTTCCACTTTTCACTACCTGTGTCATGTGACCTACATTGACatggagggagaaaaagggatcTTTTAAGTATGTCTTCTTGAGTATTTTCAGTACTTGGTAGACTTGCGTCCCGGGATCTAGAGAAGAGCTCTTGATATCATAATTTCTTGATGCGACTTTGCGTCAAAGGATAACCACTATGCATTCTTGCAATGCTCATATAGTACAACTTGCGAAGTCCTTGTAGAACTTACACGAGACTCTTTACTGAAACGGGTTGATGTTAATGCATggatcttcgtcttcgtatTAGGATATATTGAGTATGTGATGTGAAAGTAGTATGGCACTAAAGATAGTCCATGAGATGGCTGGGAATAACAGAAAGCAGGTAGAAACAACCAACGCTAGGAAAAATACATTGGATGTTTCGGAATGGAATGATGAAGGGATGCGTGACTAGATGATCGATTAATTAAAGAGAGTAGATAAAAGCCAAACCCGCTGTTGTCAACAATGTTTACAAGGCACAACACCAGAATGAATCGTAACGAACGTAAGCTCGTAGTGAGTAACAGGCGGAAGGACGGTCAATAATCCGTCACGGAGTATCCTAACCTATCATTTGCGTCAAGTACTCTGGTATTTAACGTTAGCATTGTTAATGGGGGTCGGGCAACAAGGAGGACTTACGAGTATTGTTTGGTTAGGgttccttcccctcctttggAAAGATCGATGCTAAAAACGTAAAAATTGCCATCGCTGGTCACAACCATCACTTGGGGGGTGTTGTTGCTCATTGCTACAACACTTCGCAGGGGTCCGGTGTTGCCGTTGCCCCCCGGGCCGGGGTTCGACTTCGGAAGTTTGATCCAAGCAAAGTCTCGCGCTGGCTCCCACATCTCACTAACACCCTTTGGAAGATATCCGCCCACCTTGGCGGCGAACGAGCTTCCAACGGTTTGTGAGGTTCGCCGAAGCATGCCCATTAGAGTGCCATTGTGTTTCCTGGAATGAAATTCGGAGGAGTCTTTGTCACCACTCgtttcatcctcatccgGAGAGTTACTCAGAGAGCTCTGACTCATGCTTCTTTGGGGCGCTGAAGGGGACGGCAGAGAACTTTCCGAAGATTGGCCTTGACTCAACTTAAACAGATGTATGGTTtcggtggaggatgagacgCAAAGAAGGGTGGAGGTCGTATTGAACGACATGCTGTATATCCTGGAAGGTATCGAGCCTCGCCTGAATTGGTATAGCTTGTGACCGTCAGGTACGGAGAAGACCCGAATGATAGTCCCTTTATCAGAAGCGGTAGCTATCAGAGTACCATCACTGTTGAGCGTTATGCATGCCAGTGGAGATCGATGGGCTTCTATGACATTGATTGCTTCTAGCTTCAGTGTATCGAATATCAGTACTTCGCCGCTTGTAGGTGAAATATGTGTGTTCCCGGGAGGCGCATGGGACGGAGGAGTAAAGGACGTAGGCGGAGCTTTATGTGGAAGAGGGTATGCGAGATAGCAATTATCGGAGGAGGGAGACAGAGCACAGATTGCTGTGTGATGTTAGAATCAAAGCCAAATCAAAGATGATAAAGCATATAAATCCCTACCACTAGGATTTGGAGATGTCTCGATGGTATATAGCAGCTTCATGGTCTGGATGTCATAGAGATAGATCTGGTCTTCTAGAACGATGACGAGCCGTTTCCGGTTCAGTTTAACCGCTAGGACAGTGGTGGGAAACGTTAACTCGCATATTGTAGATTGGCGCTATAAAGACCCAAAAGATGTTAGAATAATTTCTTAAGGACATGTAGAGTCACAGGCAGTGAAACGCATTAGAGGCTGGATGATTCAAATGACATGATTCTTCATACGGGAGGCGATACGGTCCTTGATTTGGATGCGCAAGGATTCTACGAACCTTTGTATTAGTGATTTGCAGGCGACGTGGTGAGAGAATCAACGCGACCAAAGATGTCGAAAACAGCATCTCGATTATAGCAATGTTCCCTTCCTTGGTCTCATAGCTCTTGGCGAAAGGGTCTGTTGTGAATATGCGAAACCCCTTGGCAGTCGCTGCAAGCCGTTAAGAAACATCCtgggaaagaatgaaaggCTTAAGGGAGGTCCTTACCCACAGCCAAGTAGCTGTAGTCCTGGTTGAATGTCACGAAGTTCATCGCCATCTTGTCTAGAGGCGATCGAGTGGAGCGATGACGTCCAATCCAGTCCTCTTCTCTAAAGTGTACTGTAGAGTTGAAAAAGCGGCAAAAAAcggtatatatatcttccaGAGCTTAACAAAGTAGAACGGCGAGACCGCGCTTCCTTTATTAAATCAATGAAACTTATTGTTCTTTGAGCGGAGGGGCACAACCGATCCCATCACAGGGCAGCTTCACGTCACTGACGATCGTCGCCGGACATCTCTCGTTCTCAAACGGCGTTCGCGACAAAGCTCCACGGTAAGTTACTCCCTACAGGGCAAGTATGCACGGATGCGATCGCCgcaggacgaagaagacgtTGGGAAACAAGCAGGTAAGTTGACCGCGGAGAGTCCGGGGGATCGCTGAACAGCAGTTCGTTCTGCCGCGGTCTGAATGCGTCAGGCGGCAAGCGAGCCATTCATCGGACGCTCGGGCCACATCTTGTTCTTTGGCGggtaaaaaaatattacaGGGCGGGCGCTACTTAACCACAGAACAAATCCATGCAACTTCCCTCTTCACAGTCCAGAGAAAGCCATTGCATTATGGGACCTGCAAAGAAACCAGCCATGGCTGGAGTTAATTCTAAGGCTGAGAGGGAAGCTGACTTGGTTATGGGGGTGAGTTTATATGAATTGCTGCGGCGCTGCGCACATCCCCACCAGTTGCTTGCCTAGTCTATCTGCGCCTAACTATACTAGACAAATAACAGCAGTATTGTCTCCAAACGGAGTGTCGAAATGCTCTACTACTCCAAGCCTCATTTCTTTCGCTACTTCGTTAAGAAACCTCAAAGACGGTCGCCCTTGATCAACCGCGGATATTGGCTGCGCATGCATGCGATGGCGGAGACAGTGCGCAAGTTTATGAGAGAGCCATCAGACAAACCTAAATTTGTCTTGAATTTGGGATGCGGATTGTGAGTCGTAGATTAGTCCCCGGGAAGTCGGGCGATCAAAAAGGGGACCGTATGCTAAGTTAGATTATCGTAGTGATCCACTTCCATACATGCTTCTCAGTGCGGACAACGACCTGTGTAGAGACACGACCTTTGTGGATATCGATTACGAGAAGCTTATGGTCAACAAGAAGACGGCTATTCGCAAGACTGACGAGATAACACAACTACTTGAGGATGTAGAATTCCTGCCCGACGATAGTGCTGTGCAGATTCGCAGCAAGCCCTATCTAGCCATTGGGTGCGACCTGAAAAACCTGACCAAGTTGGACACCGTGCTTAGAGCAGAAGTCCTGCCTTCTGAATGCGCGGTTCTCTTCCTGGCCGAAGTCTCTCTGACGTATATGGATGTCAAGTCCGCCAATGCGGTTGTCAGCTGGGCTTCAGGGCTAAGCAATGGTCAGAATTACCCCTGTGTATATTTGTCTGAACGTTACCGATGAATAAATGCTGACATTGTAAGTGAAGATGCTCAGTTCTGTATACTGGAACAATTTTTCCCTGATGGCCCCGACCATCCATTCGCTTCGACAATGATGAAACATTTTAAAAAGCTTGGTGCACCATTATACTCGATTCACGAATATCCCTCCCTGAACGAACAGGAACAGCGCTTCAAAGACGCTGGCTGGAACCACGCACATGCTAGAAGTCTCTGGGACCTATGGTCGGACGATGAATTCGTGGACGGTTCTTTGAGAGCGTCACTTGATGCCATTGAACCTTTTGATGAGTGGGAGGAGTTTGCACTTTTTGGGTCCCATTATTTCCTTCTGCACGCCTCCACTAGGCCTCGAGTCTCGGAAACGGCCACAAGAACTTTAACCGGGCTTGATCCGCAGACAGATAAATCTGGGCATTTTCGATTACTCGCCAAATGCCCCCCTGGAAGTGGTCAAAGACGGTTCGGAGCTGTTATTCCTGACAGTGATAAGGCTGTTGGACATCACTCTGGCCTCGGTCGTCAGACTCGTTTATCATCAACAGAACTATACACTAAGTCCGAGGGTACCACCAAGACCCATGAGTTCCCTCCCGGAGACATCCCTGCACGGATGTGCCATACAGTGACTTGTTTAAGCAACCAGGATTGTCTTTTAGTCGGCGGCAGAGCTTCACCGGCATCCGGGTTCAAGGATTGTTGGGTAAGGCAAGGAAACCAGTGGCGCTCGACCCAGAGTCTTCCGGTCCCCCGATTCAGACATAGTGCTGTCAAAGTTACTCTCGATTCTGAATATGTTCTTGTATATGGAGGTAAGACGAGCGATGGCACAACATTAAACACTTGGTTGGCGTGGAGCAGCAAGAAACAAGACTGGCAACAAGTTGAGACCAATTCAATCCATATCAAGGCTCGATTTGGGGCTTGTCTGGGAAGCATTAACGACACTTCAGGCGTACTCTTTGGAGGAATTGGGGCCGAGGGAACGATTTTGGGGGATTTCTTCACATGGAAGTTGCACCAACGGAGCGACGGGTCTTTATTTATGGAGCTGACCGATCATACTGATGACTTGCGGAGAACTTCGTCCTTATTCAATCAAATCCACCGATTTGGAGCGACTGTCAATCAAACAGCGTGGGGTCTAGTCATTGTTGGTGGTATTGTTCCTCGAGGAATCATCACACATGACAAGGAAATAATGCTTCTTGATTCGACAGAGTTAACCAAATGCATTGCCAGTGGGTGGCCCTCAAACCACACAATCATCTCGGCACTAGGACTCGGAAACAGACTTGATGGCCCAAGGCCTTTACTAGTAGGCCATGTCTCCTGTGCCATTGACTCTAAAGAGATTTTGATATTGGGTGGTGGAGCTGTTTGTTTCTCATTCGGAACATATTGGACCGAGGGTACATGGCTTCTGCAGGACGTGAGTTCGACTACTGAGAATGACTGGACCTTGATTCCAGAGTCAGTGGAACCAAACAAGTCGCAGTCGGAAAAAGCGACATCCAAGCCATCAGCGCAATCTCAGAACGAACCCTACCGGGCGGCGGAAGTGATTACACCAATCCCTCGCGTATGTGTTCAGAATCCCGCACAATTTCAAGACATTTTAGCTGAGGGCAGGCCGGTGATTATCGAAGGATCGGATGTTGGCCCCTGCACAGAACTCTGGACCAAAGAATATTTGACAAGTGCCGTTGGTGGTGACCGCAAGGTAGGCCGGATAATCTAAATGGAGCTCTGTTTATTTCGCATACTAAACAAACATGAAAGTAGATCGTCGTGCATGAGGCACAGTCGGCACATATGAGTTTCCAAACCAAGAATTTCTCATATGCAACCAAAACATTCGGTACCTTCATGGACGAGGTGTATGCAGGCGATCGTCAGTATCTTCGAAGCATTTCTGCCGAACAGCCGACTAAACTACCTGCCAACCTGGCTGTGGATTTTCCAAGTTTAAGCCATGATTTTCGCCTGCCAGAGTCGCTCTCCATAGTAACTGGTAACACTCACAGCTCGCCACTCAGAATATCAGGACCGGTCACATTATGGCTTCATTACGATGTAAGTGTGAAGTGAGTTCTATGACGTGGAAAAACAGAAACACTGATCCTTATCTCTGTACAGGTGATGGCGAATGTCTTGTGTCAAATCCGTGGCGAAAAGAGACTCATTCTTTTCCCACCGAGCGATGTGCAATACCTTCAGGTGCCTCCAGGGGCCTCAAGCTCCACCATCAATATATTCCAAAGTAATGGATCGGTCGCCTCAATCCCTCATACGTCGCCACAAGAAGCAGTCTTGAAGCGTGGCGATATCTTATTCATCCCTCCTTTGTGGCTGCACACGGCATCTCCAACGGGTGATGTCAGTGTTGCTGTTAATGTCTTCTTCCGCAATTTGTCTAAGGGATATGCAGCTGGTCGGGATGTTTACGGGAACCGTGACCTGCAGGCCTACGAGAAGGCGAGAAATGATATCCAGAAGATGGCTAAGTCCTTCGATGGGCTTCCAAGCGAGATGGCCCGCTTCTATCTGCTGAGGCTCGCCCAAGAATTGAAAGACAAGGCAGAAAAATAGGTCACTTACCGTGTCAATCAGACACTGACAAGAAGTTGGATAAGATTTGAGATTTTGCCCTTAATGCCCAATCGCCCAGTAAAACAAGACTCATTGATGTGCTGCGCCAAGTAGCGTGGACCTCTGTATTTGAATGCCCGGGCTCCACAGTTTCGGGGCTAATGCATTACTTCAACAATTGAGGAAAAGCGAGAAAGCTGGTCTCGATCCGGTTGAACCAGCTCATGCGACGACCACTCTGGCAACGCGAGCAGATCGCTGCGAACCCCATGAGAGGTGCCCTCGATATCTATCCGGTAGTTCGAAGAGTATTCCGTTAGGAGAAATGTAAGGAAGCGACCGGGAATGAGGGTTCAATCATAGAAAAAGTAATAAGTTTGATAGACATTTGTGCATGTACGCGCCAGCATACTGTACGAAACATGTCTGGACAGTTGTTGCCTGTGAGTCATGCCAACCCTTGGAGTAGGAAACGCGCATTTATTAGTGCCATGTCACAAACATGCATGGCCCATCATCATATAAGATGAGAAACCTGAGGCTGCATGCCGACCCTAAGGAACGCCTGCTATTGTAATATTTACCTATCGGGTGAAGGTATGCGGCACTGCTCCCAGCCAGTTAGAAGCTAAAAGCTGACGATGGCAGAGTTTCGGGCACGTTGCGCAACGTCAGCCTTTATTTGTTCGTTGAAAGGGAAATGGTCGCGTGCCCAATCAGAGAGTTGCGACCCGTTAGTGCTATAATCCATGGCCTTTTTAGCGATGAACCAGTGACacatttccatttccatgtcCCGTGCTGCAGGTGAGAAGATGCAGGTCCCACTCCGAGGTTCAAACCATCCGCCTTATTGTTTGGGAGGTAAAGGTAGTATTAGAATTAGAATAATACCAAAGTCAAATCCCAGATTGATATTTATTCTGCCATCAATCGGTACCTTTGATCCGCCCCAAATCGGTAATAGTGGTGTGGGATAGAACGGGGATTACCAGATCTCAGCGTCATTCAAAGCATTTCCGACTCATGTGTTACTCGTCGAATAATCCGAGGGGTGGGAAAGACGCATGACACAGCAGCACCATGGATCCATGCTTGATAGACATGGGTAGGGAATGGGAGGGAGACCATGCGGATGTCCAAAGCCAATAATCACGACCGAGATCGAACCACTTCGTTTAGTGGGCTCTGGAGAGGTCGGAGGGACGATCCCATTCGCTGGGATGGACAATCTTGCTCCTTCCCTTGTGTCGCCTTCAGATGGTCCAGAGCGTTGAAAGGGTCCGTCCTCTCGGTCTCATTGGACCTTACCCTTGAAGTGTTGGCGTCAAGACTTCGGGGGGGTTCTCTCGAGGTGGTGTGGGGGaggttaaaaaaaaaagaccgattattattaagtaaaatagattgtactccgtaccgtaTGTAATCAGTGTGGgcaccttttcttttttagtTCGTGCCCTAGGGGAGGCCTGAGATAGATATGCAGATTGAATGGAACTGAACGGATGGAAGGATCATTGGCCGCAAACGGTAATACGGTTGTTATATGTCCTTTTTAGTAGGTCAAATCCCAATCCGATGTGGGGAACAGATGCCCGAAAAACAAGGATGGCGACACAGTTATGATGAGGCAGAAATTAGATTCATGTTATGTTTAATTGATAAATGCATACATTTTATGATTGACAAGAGAGTGAAACAGAGAGAGGAATCATCCAATTGAGAGAGGGGTAATTCCgagaaataaataagaaaataattaagagaaaaaagagagaagagaggaaaaaaaacATGAATTAATTCGCATGATACCAAACAAACACACCCCATGCTCAGGCTCTCAAGAAATGGGGGCCCTAGTGTGGAAAGAGTTAGCCGTGAGTTACTAGGCTTTACCCCTCCCCACCCCCGTACTTAGTTTCTGCTTGCTTGCTTGTGCAACAAGGTGAAATTATCCCCAATCCGCCCGTCGACTATACTTAACCCGGGCTTCCATTTCCTattcttctcccttctttcatttcctcatccttctctGGTTTCGAATTCTCCCTTATTTTCAATTCTTTCTTCCCGTGGTGTTTGTTATTAGAACCTACTTGAAGACCTTCTCCGGTACATATCAAAGTTCCCTTATCGCTGTGGGGCGTTCCCTTGTTACTGTGGGTATTATCCGGTCTCCTACGTAATGTCCTCCCCTCCTTGTTGGGTGCGAACCAATCCAACTGTCGATCCGATCACTTCAAAGTAATGTCGCTCAATTCAGCCGCTGACTTTCATTTTACGCTCTTTTCTAGACTTGCggaatcatcttcttgaagcGTGCGATGTATGTTAAATGCCCTTTCCGACGGTTGAACATCAGAAAACACAAAATACTGACCAAAACAACAATACAGACAGCTCTCACGCATGTGGATACAATTGCATCTCGACCGATTTTGTAAAGGATGTGTCGTTGATCGATCGTCGCTCAGACTATCTGGATACACTCATTCTTAGCATTGGGCCTATATACTTGTTTCCCTACACTTGACACACAATTGACACAACCCTTGTTCAAAGCACCATGGCGACAGTCGTGgtacagcaacaacagcagacACTGCGCCACTCCACCCCTCCCCCAACGGGGATTTCGCCAGCACTGAGTCTGAACAGAAACCCTTCGCCGATTCCAAACAAGCATCTGCCCTTCTGTCCGGAGGGTCCCACCCCAATCATAACTCACAATGCATCGCCACTACACAAGGAAGAAGTTACAGACCAGACATCTTCCCTTCTATATCCACCAGATAGCTACAAACAGCTGTCGAGCTCACCCGCGGTGTATTCGATAGATGCAGTGACTTTAGAAGCAGCCCTAGACCATTGGGCTTCCCAGCCGCTCCCAGACCCTAACAAGGTTTTCCCATGGTTACACGGGCTCCATCCCGAGAACCATCTACAGTTGGGGTTTTTCACAAATCGGAAACGCTCTCTTCGTCGGATCCCTAGAGTTTGGCGAGGCATTACTATTATCAAAGTTGGTGGGGATCTAATTAGCGGAAGGCTGAAAGGAGCAGTATCTCTCGATGAGGTCCTTGCCCCGTCAACTACAGAGTTCCTTGCGGTCGACCCTCGGGAAGGGTTCTCTGTGCGCAACTTTCAGATTCAGACTGCGAAATTAGCTCCGCTGTCTGACATTGTCATCTACGGAGAAGATGGCGTTACCCGAAAGCAACTACTAGACGTTGCTGGGAGAGTCGCAGCTGCACAACATCGTTGGAGAAGCAAGAATGACCCGGAACAGGTCTTACCGGTCTATAATACATTTGTCCTCTCGTGTAAGTAGAGACTTGTCGCCCGCCTACATTTGTGTTGGGCGAGAGCTAATCATCAACAGCTACTTTTTCCGAAGTTCAACAACGTGCCCCGGGCATCGTTGCCATTAACGCCCGCGGACAACTCACTGGCCAAATTATGGATTTCTGTATGTATTCGAACTCCCTTTTGACAGACCCAAGCCTAACAGATGATCAGTTCAATGGGAACGGTGGGAGA
This DNA window, taken from Aspergillus flavus chromosome 5, complete sequence, encodes the following:
- a CDS encoding autophagy-related protein 18 — encoded protein: MAMNFVTFNQDYSYLAVATAKGFRIFTTDPFAKSYETKEGNIAIIEMLFSTSLVALILSPRRLQITNTKRQSTICELTFPTTVLAVKLNRKRLVIVLEDQIYLYDIQTMKLLYTIETSPNPSAICALSPSSDNCYLAYPLPHKAPPTSFTPPSHAPPGNTHISPTSGEVLIFDTLKLEAINVIEAHRSPLACITLNSDGTLIATASDKGTIIRVFSVPDGHKLYQFRRGSIPSRIYSMSFNTTSTLLCVSSSTETIHLFKLSQGQSSESSLPSPSAPQRSMSQSSLSNSPDEDETSGDKDSSEFHSRKHNGTLMGMLRRTSQTVGSSFAAKVGGYLPKGVSEMWEPARDFAWIKLPKSNPGPGGNGNTGPLRSVVAMSNNTPQVMVVTSDGNFYVFSIDLSKGGEGTLTKQYSVLDANDRLGYSVTDY